TTGGTGGAGACTCGTCCCATCATACGGCCGGGATGGGACGGCCGCTGACCCTCGGCCGGGTTTGAAGAACACGCCAAGGGTGGAGCTGGCTTGTTGGGGAAGTCTTGAGTTGGTTGCTGGGGCCGAGTATGAGGAGTTCGGCCGGGTCGAAGGACTTGGCCGGGTTGAGCGACCCGGACAAGTGCAAGCCGGATTGAGGGGCAGTGCtggccccgttgtttttgaaaaggatccgggtttCGTTGCCTGTctggggttcatccccccgacagATATAATAAGATACGATTACTTATCTATTTTCCTATTATTTGCCTTCTTTTAGAGTTCCTTTTTATGTTACTATACTTATTTCAAGGGAGGGGGTGGTGGGGGTGCATGGATACCTCAATTATTATGGTGTACATGGCACTTGTGCAATGAGGTCGCATGGGATTGGAGATGCTTCAGAATAACTATTGGTCGGCACTCTGGAATCTTAAAGTTGGTGCAATAGTAGATATCAAAAGGAAAATTTCACACATAAAAAGATACCAAAACGAAAAAACCGATTAGTGTTGAAGAGGCATGTAGTGGTCATGTTTGTCTAACTAAGATAGAGCATGGGAATGCCTGTAGGACAGCTAGGCAAAGCTTAACATTGACGACATGGGTTGTGGTtggtgctttatatataaagtggGATGAAAGCTTATTTTtagagagttttgtggagaaaACACGCAAGCTTGGGCATGCTCGTTTGGAATGGTCAAGGTGAGGTTCTCTCCTATCCTATTGGCGCTTCATTTGCCAATGTGCATGTGCGAAGTTTGATAGAGATCCTAGCATGCGCTGGATAAATTACGCTGGTGGTAGAACGAGTGTGGATGCACATTGTTATGGAACCCGACTGAGGCACGAGATTTGATTTCCTCGTTGCCAAATTTTCGCATCTACGAGGCTAAAAGCGGGTGTAACTTAGTTGCTCATGAGCTTACCCACTTTGTGGATGGGAATGTGAACTACCTGCATGTATCATAGATCAACTTAAAATGGGACGTAATGATGTTACGACAGATGAATAAAATTCTCTTTACCCACGAAAAAAATTAGGGTTGCACATCAACATCTTGTGGGCGAATATCATATGAAACCGCACCTTAGGTTCTACCATGCTACCATTTCATGGTAGCAACTCTAAAAGGTTTTGAAAAATTCTGATTTGGTTTTGAATACTGACGGTATATATGTCTACAATCCAACAAAATTTTGAATACGAATTCGATCTAACAGAAAGAAACAAAATGACAGATAGTAACACAAAACGACAAAGTTGTAGACACTATTCACATTTGGATCtgtattttttttgtttctccTAGGTCTTTAATTTGCATTTAAATTCCGTGGAATTTAGACATATATCTTGTCAACCTtcacaaaaaaaaatcaaaaacctTCTAGAGGTGCTACCATGAGATGGTAGCATGATAGAACCTAAGACCATCTACAAGCGCGGTCGCCAAATCCGGCCTCTCAAACGCCCGCGGACGCGCCCGGGCGCATTCGCGGGCATTGACCAGGCACTCCTCAAATAACTCTCTCTGCATCCGAACACCACATATGTGAAATCTTAAAACCATAAAAACGATGCAAGGAAAACACATACGTAGTAGGTAAATCAACTAATCCTCGACTACGCTACTCGTTGTCATCGGAGATGTCCACTATCTCCATTCTTGGCTCTGAGTACATGGGCGCAGATGCAACTCtggctcctcctctgcctctaCCTCCATCTTCGCTTCGACCTTGTCGAAGAGTGTGTTGGTTTCCGCCTGTTCTTGCCGGAGGAAGCGCCGGTTGGACTCCATGTACGCCTAATCCTGGATGGACTCCGGGATTGCTGCCTGTTCTACTATCTCCGCTGCTTGGGTGACGGCGAACTCCGGCATAGCCTCCTCCATGATGAAGCCCGCAACCGGCACCGGCTCCTCCCCCTCCATGCCTCCGTCTGATGCTCCCCCTCccgcctcctcatcctcctcctcctccggctccgacgagtccagAGGTAGACCCGCTGCGATCCGGGCAGCACGCCTTGCCCTGATCTCCTCCTCAATCTGGAAGCGGCGCTCCGGCGTTAGCATAACATAAGTGGCCTTCTTCTATTGGGCCATGTCAGACAACAAGGGAAGAAGAAGGTGGAGACGGAGAGAAATATGCTCAGGCTAGCGGCGCAGAGAGGGAGGAAGAGGTTGTAGCTAGGGTTGTCGATGTCGGCCGGCTTAAATAGCCGGACTTTTGCCTCGGGCGGCGTTCACATCCCCACCGAAGGAGATGTCCGTCGGACTGCTGGGTTTTCAGGCAATTCCGTGTGGGACCGGAATGTCAGTCCGACGTGACGGACGCGCTCGGGCCTCCCCATATCCGTCCAATATTTGGTGTGCCGGTCAGTCCGGGCGTTCGAGGCCCGTTTGAGATGCCTGTCTGGGTCGGCTTTTTTTTGACCGGTCACTAACCGGGGCGTCCACCCGGGCGTATGGAGGGGGGGAGGGGGTTGAGACGCccgactgtagatgctctaaggtGTGGCATCACGTGATAATCCCGCAACATCTTAATTAGGTGCCATGTTTTAGATACGAACTATGTTCTGCGGTTCGGGTAAACCATACGACTTGTTTGTTCGGAGGCAATATAAAATGGTCATGATCAAGTCAACGCACGTATAGAATACATAGGGAGGTGACGGCTACTTTTGAGCATTTGAAATCGTCTTGTAATATCTCGCAAAAAGAAAAGATCGTTTTGTAATAAGACAAAATCTTTCTCGATATCAATCCCATTGTCCCTCGTTCTCTGAGCCCGCTGCGCAGGGTTGACCTTGGTGCTACGCGCCGTTTCTTGTAAATTTCCTGTTGAAGTAGTCTAAAACACAAATTGCAGCCGCTATCAACAAAATGACGGTTACTTCCGCGATTAAGCTACGTCCGACCAGGTGCAAGCCACGGTTATTACATGTCCTCGTCGCAGTCTGATTACATCGTTAACGCGAGCTCACACGCCAAGAGGATCATTGGATCATCGTCGATTGCAAGACTTGTTCCATTGCCGATTAGTTCCGCAAACGATAAGTACGTACGTATGTGTTGATAACAAGTGGCTATATATCTCTACATATAGAAGGACGACCAAGCTAGACAAGCCTACAGTTTTCTGGTTTGCTAATTGATCTTGCTGCTGCTTCGGAGTTGGGGTGATGGCCATGCTCGTGGCGCTCGTGCTCGCTCTCTGCGCGACGATGGCAAGAGCGGCAGTCGTGGAGCACAACTTCACTGTAATTTCCTGCACCCTTTTTCTTGCTTCAGGCTAGTTCAATCATATGCCCAACCATGGCGATGTTCCATCATCTTTGTAACTTGTGTGTGTATCGATGTATATATGCCAACACGTAGGTGGGCGGCATGAACATCTCTCAGCTCTGCATGGACAGCGTGATCTACACGGCCAACGAGCAGATGCCCGGGCCGACCATCGAGGCCACCGAAGGCGACACGGTGGTCGTCCACGTCGTGAACGATTCACCGTACCCACTATCACTCCACTGGTAACGATTCACTATCACATGGTTTTACTTTCGTTTGAGCGATAAGTAATATGAATCGAAGTGAGCACTTCTTTACGTCTCGGGGTGTAAGTCGAACTTACGGGTCATCATCGTTGCAGGCACGGCATATTTCAGCTGCTGAGCGGGTGGGCTGACGGGGCTCACATGATCACGGAGTGCCCCATCCAGCCCTCCGGCAACTTCACGTACCGCTTCAACATCACCGGGCAGGAGGGCACCCTGTGGTGGCACGCCCACTCCTCGCTCCTCCGCGCCACCGTCTACGGCGCGCTCATCATAAAGCCCAGGAATGGCACGGACGGTTATCCGTACAAAGCACCATACGGCGAGATTCCAATCACACTAGGTATAATATACGCGTGTTAACGTACACAACAAACATACATGGTGCAAGTCTTCACATACAGTTCTTTCTTTGGCAGGCGAGTGGTGGAACAAGAACGTGGACGATGTGGAGAAAGACGCGCACCTGACCGGCCTAGGGCCGGAGGTGTCGGACGCGCTCACCATCAACGGCAAGCCGGGAGACCAGACCCCCTGCAGAGGTACAACCCAATTTACAAGTGAAAATGCTTCCATAATCGCGTCGAGCCACAGCAATATATGCGACTAAAAATTTGCCTTTGATATATTTCGAACAAAATTAGGTGCTGGTATCTTCGAAGTGGAGGTGGAGTACAACCAGACGTACCTCCTCCGCATCATCAACGCCGCCGTCAATGTCGAGCTCTTCTTCAAGGTGTCCGGCCACAACTTCACCGTGGTCGCCGTCGACGCGAGCTACACCGAGCCATACGCCACAGACGTCATCGTCATCGCGCCGGGCCAGACGGTGGACGCGCTCATGACCACCTCGGCGACGCCGGAAGGCCGGTACTACATGGCGGCCAACGTGTTCGAGAGCAAGACCGTCCAGATCCGGTTCAACAACGGCACCGTCACCGGCATCGTCACGTACAAGGGAGCGGCGAACGGCACCGCCCCCTCCATGCCGGCCATGCCAGCCCCCACCGACGTGGTCGCCGCCGGCAGGTTCTACTGGTCTCTGAGGGGCCTCGTCCGGCCGGTCGACCCGCCGTTACCAACGACGGTGGACCACAGCATGCTGGTGGAGTTCGGGGTGGACCAGGCGCCATGCGCGCCGGACCAGACGAGGTGCGGGGGGTTCGCGCTGGTGGCGTTCATGAACAGGAACTCGTTCCAGTTCCCCAAGAACGCGTCGCTCCTGCAGGCGTCCTTCGACGGCGTCCCGGGCGTGTACACGGAGGACTTCCCGAgctccccgccgccgctgccggggATCCGGAAGGCGACGGCGGTGAAGAGGGTGAACCACAGCGACGTGGTGGAGGTGGTGCTGCAGAGCCGGGCGTACAGCAGCGCCCTCGGCACGGAGAACCACCCGATCCACCTGCACGGCTTCAACTTCTTCGTGCTGGCGCAGGGGCTCGGCGCCTTCGACCCCAACGCCACGTACAACCTCGTGAACCCGCGCGTGCGCAACACCGTCATCGTGCCCGGCGGAGGGTGGACCGTCATACGGTTCGTGGCGAACAATCCAGGTGAGTGTCTGTGAACTGTTTGGTTCATATGCTTTGATGCTAGCCGTCGATCGGACTGTGTATGTTAAGTTGTTATTAACCTAGCGCCATGGCTGTAGGTATGTGGTTCATGCACTGTCATTTGGACGCGCACCTGCCGTTGGGGCTGGCAATGGTGTTCGAGGTGCTCAATGGTCCGGCGCCGAATATCCTTCCTCCGCCTCCCGAGGACTTTCCCAAGTGCTACTGACGCAGCACCGATGTATTGTTTGCATGCTTGACAAGTTCGTCGACAGGGAAGTGAGATATTGTATGGGACACCTGACGTGCTCGTATATACAAGTATAATGTACTGCCAGCCACGGATTTATTTCATTATCTTCTTTGCGTTCATGATCGATTTGATACTTGTTTCGAAGGTGGCTTAGTCAATTGTTCCAAGCTTTCGGTTCTGAATAAAGGTAAACACATTTATGTGTACTAGTGACCACCcaagtttttcttcttctttaaaATAGCAAATGCTATCTATTGTTCGAAGAAATTCAGAAAAAGCCTCGATTGACACGAAAGTGGAGAAAGGGAAAGGACAAGAACGGATCTAATACCCTTTCCAGCCTCACAAAGGCTTGTTCTAAAAAAAATCTCACAAAGgcttccgtgggccggcccaacaACGAGGCGAGCAGTTCTCTCACGATGTGCCGGTTCTCCTGGCTCCTCGTTAGTTACTCAGAGGGCATTTCCTAAACGGCGCCTGTAGCGCCCGTTTTAGCTTACTGGTACACGGCGCACACCCCTTTCACCCCGCTGCATGAACCACATATCCTTCCTCCGCCTCCCGAGGACTTTCCCAAGTGCTACTGACGCAGCACCGATGTATTGTTTGCATGCTTGACAAGTTCGTCGACAGGGAAGTGAGATATTGTATGGGACACCTGACGTGCCCGTATATACAAGTATAATGTACTGCCAGCCACGGATTTATTTCATTATCTTCTTTGCGTTCATGATTGATTTGATACTTGTTTCGAAGGTGGCTTAGTCAATTGTTCCAAGCTTTCGGTTCTGAATAAAGGTAAACACATTTATGTGTACTAGTGACCACCcaagtttttcttcttctttaaaATAGCAAATGCTATCTATTGTTCGAAGAAATTCAGAAAAAGCCTCGATTGACACGAAAGTGGAGAAAGGGAAAGGACAAGAACGGATCTAATACCCTTTCCAGCCTCACAAAGGCTTGTTCTAAAAAAAATCTCACAAAGgcttccgtgggccggcccaacaACGAGGCGAGCAGTTCTCTCACGATGTGCCGGTTCTCCTGGCTCCTCGTTAGTTACTCAGAGGGCATTTCCTAAACGGCGCCTGTAGCGCCCGTTTTAGCTTACTGGTACACGGCGCATACCCCTTTCACCCCGCTTGTCAAGCATGCAAACAATACATCGGTCATGATTGATTTGATACTTGTTTCGAAGGTGGCTTAGTCAATTGTTCCAAGCTTTCGGTTCTGAATAAAGGTAAACACATTTATGTGTACTAGTGACCACCcaagtttttcttcttctttaaaATAGCAAATGCTATCTATTGTTCGAAGAAATTCAGAAAAAGCCTCGATTGACACGAAAGTGGAGAAAGGGAAAGGACAAGAGCGGATCTAATACCCTTTCCAGCCTCACAAAGGCTTGTTCTAAAAAAAAAATCTCACAAAGgcttccgtgggccggcccaacaACGAGGCGAGCAGTTCTCTCACGATGTGCCGGTTCTCCTGGCTCCTCGTTAGTTACTCAGAGGGCATTTCCTAAACGGCGCCTGTAGCGCCCGTTTTAGCTTACTGGTACACGGCGCACACCCCTTTCACcccgctgggccggcccatctccTGCTGAAAAAAGATGTCCCGCCAGAGGATCGAACCAGCGACATCCCTGTCGAGCAAAGCATCGCTAACCATCACGCCAACTCGCTTATATGTGAACTACAATCTTTTTCCTCTATTTCAATTCTATACTTtcctcttttcctttttttttccttttttcgtttttgttttctgtttttccttttttttgttctTCCTAATTTGATgtttttgcttgaaattcgtgatttttttttcttaacaatcaatgaacttttttcaaattcgatgaacttttttccaaattcgatgaacttttttcaaatccgatgaaTGTTTTTccaaatccgatgaacttttttcaaattctatGAACTCTTTTTCcaattttgatgaacttttttcaaatttgattaacttttttcaaatccgatgACCTTTTTCCAAATCCgataaacttttttcaaattcgatgaactcttttccaaatccgatgaacttttttcaaatttaatgaacttttttcaaatctgatgaactctttgccaaattcgatgaacttttttcaaatttgatgaacttttcaTGAAAAATTATTAACTTTTTTTCAATTTTGATGaacaattttcaaatttgatgaactttttttcaaattcgctGAACTTTTTTTCAAGTTTGATGAACATTAAATGAAAATGCATTAATTTTTTTTATTGATTTTGATGAACGTTTTTCAAAACCAATAagttttttcaaatttgataTACCTTTTTTGAAAACCAATGAACTTTTTCAGGTTTGTGtaattttcctccaaaatgaagaacaattttcaaaatccatgaaCTATTTCAATGTCACgatctttttccaaaaaaaaatctaTGAAATAGAATAGCGCAGCGACATTATTTATTATGCCTTTGCCGCTGTTACTAATCACTACCTACACGATAGATCGAGTGGCTAGCGGATTTTTCGCGAGCTTTTGTGTTCGCTGCTGAGCGCGATTCGTGGGTCGGCCCAACTGGGCGCCGTAACGAGCGCTAGGGAGAGGTTCGGGCGCCTGAAGCGCCCGATAGGAGCTCCCTActcagagcatctccagccgcgcccccaacaggccctctTCAGACTTTTTTCCGTGCCGGCGCTCAAAAATCAGCCTAGTCGCGTCCCCAGGAGCCCGATTTTCGCCGGTTTGGGCCGaaattggcgccggcggacccaggccgaacccgcgCACGCTGGGGGGCCGCCGGGGCAAGCGGTTTTGGCGCGAAAGCGGATGGGACCGCCGAGTCAGCGAGACGCCGCTTCGTCGCcctcatcgcctcggttcccgCGGGAATCAATGCGAAGGCTGTCACGTCGGTCagcctccattgatgcctcacgggcgcCGCAGTGAACGCACCGCGGCGCGCGTCCAGCCACGCGTCGCCCTCCATGcagcccgtcgccgccccgctaTGGCTATAAAAGGCGACCTCCCCGTCGGTGGACGCCACAACTCTCatttcacccccccccctctccgGAGTAGATAACAACACTCCCCTCTTCCCGCCGACGAGAAAGACGGCCAAGAGGTACCCAGGCAACGGCGCGGTggcgaacggcttcggccgccgccaccttcaAGGGCCGGAGGCGCGCCTGCTCTACGAGGCCGAGTACCCGGCGCCCCCGGACATGCGGGTGCCGGGGACGTGGAGGCTGAGCGCCAGCGGCGTCCCGGTGCCACCGGTGCCCGAAGGGGCGGCGCGGCGGGCCGAGATCGCCCGCATCCGCTCGTCCCTGACGCAGGAGCAGAGCCGCGCTACGCCACCGACAGCCACATCCTCTGGACCATGTACTTCCAGCGCTGCTGCGAGGAGCAGATCGCGGCCACCAATGGCGTCATCCCCCGCGGCCGCTTCAACGCCGACGGGCGGCGCGAGTGGTGGGACGCGCCAGGCCGCACCCTCGAGGCCGTCCTCGACCACATCGAGACCGGCAACGTGCCGCGCCTCGAGTACCCGCAGCGGCCATCCTTCTCTCGCCGCCGTGGTAGCTCTTGGACGCTACGGCGGATGGAGCCGGGGTCGTCCTCGTCGTAGGGTTCCGGCTCGCCGGCCGAGCTCCGCCCCGTGAAGCCCATGCCGGAGGAGACGCCGCTCGAGCGCCGCACCCGCAGAGGCGCCCTCGTCATCAACAAGGGTGCCCGGCCCTCCCCGCCTGGTCCGGCTCCGGGGAGGCGCTCCCTCCGCCTGGTCCGGCCGAAGCCCGAGCCGGGGCTGCTCCCGGTGAAGCCGGAGCACGTCGAGATGGCAGCCCCCGACGACGAGTCCGCCCTCAAGTGGGCGAAGGAGGACTACATCCGGGAGCAGGTCCACCGGCAGCGCCGGGCGTACGCGGAGCTCCAGGCCCGGGCGGTCGCGAGGAGGACAGCGTCATCGTCCTCGATAACgacgaggaggacgaggccgGGCCGTCCAGCGCGCCACCACGCCTCGGCGACCCTGGCCAGGGCTGCAGCAGGGACGTCGCCGGTCCAAGCCAGCCGCGCGACAACGATGATGACGGCGACTACACCCGCTTCTACAGGCTTCTCGGCATGTagacgacggcggcggtggcagcTAGGCGTAGTTTGGCGTAGTTTAGGCGTAGTTTGCATGTTTTATGTACAAATTTCAATGAACTTTCGCCGAGTTCGTGCAAAAGTCGCCGAGTTTGCATATATTTTGTACGCAACATCGCCGAACCCGGGGCGACCGGTGGGCCGACGACTGGGAGCTAGGTCGCCCCCACGCGCCAATCTAGCGCCGGCTCGCCGCCATGGGGCTCTTTTTCGGCGCCCTGGGgggccgaacggctggagatgctctcagtTCACACTTGACCGGTTGTGGTTGACCGTCGACTTTTTGGGAAAGTGCGGTTTAAAAAATTtagaaattcaaaaaatgttcacggaTTTGGacatgttcacaaattcaaaaaaaatcaaggGTTCCAAAATAAtttatgaatttgaaaaaattcCACGAGTTCGAAAACAAATTTATAGATTAAAAAAAGATcatgaatttggaaaaagttcgCACAATCAAAAAACAATTCATGGATTTAAAAAATGCAAGCATTTGAAAAAGTTCACACATTTGGAAAAAAAGTTCACGaaacgaaaaaaaagaaaaggcaaaatgaaaataaataaatagaagACCAAAAAATGAGTGGGTCAATCAGCAAGTGGAGTGCCTCCTGAGATGCCTTATTAGTGCTCATCCCAAGAAATGTTTGAAATAGCTTTCTATGTGTGAATTTTTATAATGCACCACCAGTTGTCATTTTGTCTTGAATAAATCAACCTTTAAAGTTTTGTATGGTCGTAGTCCTATATACTTTGGAGTTGTTTCTTTTGATACTGCAGCTCCTGATGATATTCAACAATGGTTGGAACATAGAGAAGTGGTTAACCATTCTGTCAGGTAACATCTCTTGAGAACTCAAGCAAGAACGAAGAATCAAGCTGACAAGCATAGAACTGAGAGGGTTTTTGCTGTGGGAGAGGAAGTTCTTGAAACTTCAGCCATATGTGCAGTAGCACACAAAGCTAAAacaatttttaattttttttttcttATTACCGAGCGAATTGAAGAAGTGGCTTACAAAATGCATCTCCCAGTAGCCAGACAGACTGtaccggcatatcatcttgagatttacgaagtcatcATAGATGCTTCGTCGTCGACGAAAATGACTCCTTTCACTGAAAGCGCATCGgcgaaaatcctgaaataaatccaacaataatgcgagcaccaggacttaaATCCTGATGGGCTGAAAATACCAGTGTCCCTCTAACCATTCAACCACGTGTTGGTTCGCATCATGCCGGTATTCTCGTTGGTATGAAGAGGTGTATATGCCGTTTGCCCCATTTTCTCGCAAGTCGACGTTGAGCCCTCTTCGTCGGAACACGGCGTGCAAGTCAAAGCCGGCGAGCGGAACTTTCTCTCCAAGCCAAAAACGGAAGGAAGAAAGGAGAAGGAACGTGCGTACAAGACGAAAATTCCTCAAATAATGTGCCGAAATCGAAAACGCCTCCGTGGAGCAACGCGCGCCGCAGCTCACGCACCATACCTCGTCCACTCGTCCGAATCTCCCGCTTGTTCTTAAGCCCCAGCGCCGCCGAGCCAAATCAAGATTCACCCGGCGAACCCATCCCAGCTAGCTCAAAGACCTCTGCTGAGCCCTCCACCGAACAAGCCTCGCCGCGACCGACGCCGGCCATGGGTCTGGCGATGGGCAAGCTGATGCTGGGGAAGATCATCGTGGAGACGCCGAAGCACGAGGTGCTCCACACCGGCGACGGCTACGAGATCCGCAAGTACCCGCCATGCGTCGCCGCCGAGGTGACCTACGACCCCAAGGAGATGAAGGGCGACCGCGACGGCGGGTTCCAGGTCCTCGCCAACTACATCGGCGCCTTCGGCAAGCCGCAGAACACCAAGCCGGAGGCCATCGCCATGACGGCGCCGGTCATCacctcctccggcggcggcgaggccgaGCCGATCGCCATGACGGCGCCGGTGATCACCTCCTCCGAGCCCGAGCCGGTGGCCATGACGGTGCCGGTCCTCACGGCCGAGGGCCGGGAGGAGCAGGCGGGCAAGGTGACGATGCAGTTCCTGCTGCCGTCCAAGTACGCCAAGGCGGAGGAGGCCCCGCGGCCGACGGACGAGCGGGTGGTGCTGCGGGAGGTGGGGGAGCGCAAGTACGCGGTGGTGACGTTCAGCGGTCTGGCCGGAGACAAGGTGGTGGCCGAGAAGGCGGAGGGGCTCAAGGCCGCGCTGCAGAAGGACGGGCACGCCGTCACGGGCCCCTTCGTGCTCTCCCGCTACAACCCGCCGTGGACGCTCCCGCCGCTGCGCACCAACGAGGTCATGTTCCCCGTCGAGTGATCGATCGTCCGGCCAGCCGGCCAGCTTATGTATGCAGCTACTGTGTGCTAGTATTTCATTAGCTTGTAGCATTTCCGTTTCGTTTAAGCTGGCGCGTCACGTGTTGGGTTCGTTGGCACAATAAATAGTTGAATAATCTGATGAATATATTTTTAACATAATACAGACACATACGCTCATACGTGCAAATGGCAATTGGTCTTATGAGTTCCTCAAACAACGCATTGGCATAGTAGAGTTCCGCCGCCTAGCACATGAAGAAAGCAGAGCACTCTGCTATGCTCAATAGACTACTCATTTCTTTTCTTCTGCCAAATCCAAAAAAGGAGAGCAAACTATATGAATTTGATGGGAGCGTAAACATAATAGATCCATTGAAGAAGCTGAAACAATCACCAACAATAAAAAAAATCCATCGATGTTGAAGTTCTTCGCCTCTGGCTCTACTTTCGTCATCTCAACATTTATCTGGTGAAAAAAAACTACATGAAACAATACTTAAGCAAGCTAAACCAACTTCAAAGGCTTCAAAAGTTCCACGGTTCAATAGGTGGGGACCTACGATCGTTGAACGCACACTAGGGTGTGGGCGGCCGTTCGAATATGCTGGCTTATCTCTACATTTCGTAATTTATGGATGTGTTTGGTTAGAGGGACATGCTAGAGTGGCTATTGGTATCCCCATCTAGCTGGATATGGATAGCCATTTTTCATGTTTGGTTGGGTGAGTGAGGTTAGCCCAAGTTTTGTTTGGTTTGAAGGATGAATCATGGTTGGGGATAGCCATTGGAGTGTTTGGTTAGAGGGATGAGTAATGGACATGTGTTGTGGTTGGGGATAGCCATCTGCAGGGCTACGACGGCCGAGCGACACTCACCTGTTTTTCGCCGCCGCCATGACCTCTGCTGACAGAGAGAAGCAGGGCCGGCAAGATAAGGGAGGTGTGCACTCACGTCGTCGTCGGGCTTCGATCTCCTGCCGCCGATGCACACTCACCGTCGTCGCCGGACTTCGATTTGCCGCCACCGCTGCCACGGGAGAGAAGAGAGATGGAAAGGGGAAAAGAGATAGGGTTGTCTTCGCACGGGGCATGCGCGGGATGCCCATATCCGCCAGATTTTCGTGGACGCACGGAGCCTGATTTTGGACGAATATTCCGAGCATCAGGCCATCCCTGTCCATACTCGCCCATGAACCAAATGACTACTATCCACATAAAAATGGATATCCTTGTCCCATAGAGGGATAACACATCATCCAAACACATCCTATGATCTATAATCCGGACGGGGCGCTTTTGCTCCCAGGATCACATGAGCCCAGGAGTGAACATTAAATTCACCAAAAATAGTAAAAGAGCCAAAAAAAATAGGTGAAAGATAATCGAGTTCTTGATGTCCGTGCAAAAATTCAGCGTGTTTCAACATCTCACGATCTCtcagaaaaaaaacaaatttgggGTCTGTGGAAAAGTTTACTGTTTTGCACTGTTCGGACCTGGTTTTGTTATTTTCGCTGAGAGCTACTCAGCTGTCCGTATGAGCTGAAACTTGGCACGGTTTTCACACACTCAAGCATCTTTCACCATAAATATTTTTTGTAATTTTTCTAGTATTTTGTTTGAATTTACTATTCACAGGGTGTAAATGAGCTCGGGAGCCGAATTGGATATTGGTTGTAATCCATACTTTTCTTATCTCCACGAGAGACTTCTTGCTGTCCAAACCATGTTCTCTACATAAACTACCATGGAGCTCAATACAGCATCCATCAGATTCCGTAATATTCCTCCTCTTGCTAAAATGGAATAGCATGGGCATCCCACCCAGTCACTCTCTTTTCATCGGAGCATATGTCCCCTCCAATCTCTCGAGTCTGAACATTTCGAAAACTCTACC
The Aegilops tauschii subsp. strangulata cultivar AL8/78 chromosome 3, Aet v6.0, whole genome shotgun sequence genome window above contains:
- the LOC109777233 gene encoding heme-binding-like protein At3g10130, chloroplastic yields the protein MGLAMGKLMLGKIIVETPKHEVLHTGDGYEIRKYPPCVAAEVTYDPKEMKGDRDGGFQVLANYIGAFGKPQNTKPEAIAMTAPVITSSGGGEAEPIAMTAPVITSSEPEPVAMTVPVLTAEGREEQAGKVTMQFLLPSKYAKAEEAPRPTDERVVLREVGERKYAVVTFSGLAGDKVVAEKAEGLKAALQKDGHAVTGPFVLSRYNPPWTLPPLRTNEVMFPVE
- the LOC109777232 gene encoding laccase-8; translated protein: MAMLVALVLALCATMARAAVVEHNFTVGGMNISQLCMDSVIYTANEQMPGPTIEATEGDTVVVHVVNDSPYPLSLHWHGIFQLLSGWADGAHMITECPIQPSGNFTYRFNITGQEGTLWWHAHSSLLRATVYGALIIKPRNGTDGYPYKAPYGEIPITLGEWWNKNVDDVEKDAHLTGLGPEVSDALTINGKPGDQTPCRGAGIFEVEVEYNQTYLLRIINAAVNVELFFKVSGHNFTVVAVDASYTEPYATDVIVIAPGQTVDALMTTSATPEGRYYMAANVFESKTVQIRFNNGTVTGIVTYKGAANGTAPSMPAMPAPTDVVAAGRFYWSLRGLVRPVDPPLPTTVDHSMLVEFGVDQAPCAPDQTRCGGFALVAFMNRNSFQFPKNASLLQASFDGVPGVYTEDFPSSPPPLPGIRKATAVKRVNHSDVVEVVLQSRAYSSALGTENHPIHLHGFNFFVLAQGLGAFDPNATYNLVNPRVRNTVIVPGGGWTVIRFVANNPGMWFMHCHLDAHLPLGLAMVFEVLNGPAPNILPPPPEDFPKCY